In Drosophila teissieri strain GT53w chromosome 2R, Prin_Dtei_1.1, whole genome shotgun sequence, the following proteins share a genomic window:
- the LOC122612432 gene encoding EH domain-binding protein 1 isoform X6, giving the protein MASVWKRLQRNFKRAAKFQFTASYHDLHLETTAKWRPSNLSIVWTRRSRRVASAPLPWEPDMMNPLVGNIAWPVPDNHTISVTLFKDPRTHELEDKDWTFVIEDVTPMGKKRVLANASINMRKYASIESTQQSFTLTLKPVSKKITAASLELTISCVFLREGKATDEDMQSVVSMMSVNNNDVAPLDDLEDIPDLDGFSEITDNFNDFTQQLEHMTTSLNGCIDVATPQSVPSLSEDPTPLAESFNHLHFELEADGKREAAKLDLPTAASGGSSGAEESLKTPNGLQPLVDKTPIKSPDEVKQPQQTPAESLKSKTNETFDKMITSTPLEPNINKDDVKPKKKRALFFTEKEDEQALRVESVSEDTTKTIGDNSTTKEKPKEVSQSSKDASSVVVPSAKRPELQPLNLKKSYEPSPTPEPAPAAAPAPASVINESIGSGFSTSGSLNNSLKPVEKIVLKENTPGQDLLEWCKEVTKDYPNVKVTNLTTSWRNGMAFCAIIHHFVPELIDMSKLSAHDVVGNCRIGFDAAESLGIPRVIEPRDMNMLTVPDKLAVMTYLHQLRAHFTGKQLKIEQIGSTADESSYVIGDYKSDNLSQNRINFSHPKSLLLHQNSFDEELNGSNKSEQLSPTSKKDVKNLILYNSKNILDKVLSPTKDKNSINASQHANQSPMLSCQTPPPQDESLDKGLQPGGKENSSITTIDPQAASRILTRHKLMSEKAKLMMEKRKLNKTSDANDEERQQRLREQARRLILETRVKSGGSIESPTRPKLERTISPIHNGAEEFYMEHVKKLEPGSPSHRLSDPKVLQSFNAIVDRVSPKHEKRGDKLSYIDSELEALEREQEAIDQKASNLEAKLRAVMGGNPKTEETEEQLLSQWFTLVNKKNALLRRQMQLNILEQEKDLERKYTMLNQELRAAQSVEDWRKTEVQREKERLLLEELMTIVDKRDQLVQHLHNQEIAIEDDQEIARKLEHVDISAEKDKCVLQ; this is encoded by the exons ATGGCCAGCGTATGGAAGCGATTGCAGCGCAATTTCAAGCGAGCCGCCAAATTCCAGTTCACCGCATCGTACCACGATCTGCATCTGGAAACCACCGCCAAGTG GCGGCCGTCGAACCTCTCTATCGTTTGGACCAGAAGATCTAGACGAGTGGCCAGTGCTCCTTTGCCATGGGAGCCGGACATGATGAACCCCCTGGTGGGCAACATAGCCTGGCCAGTGCCCGACAATCACACCATATCTGTCACCCTATTCAAGGATCCCCGGACACACGAGCTAGAGGACAAGGACTGGACGTTCGTCATCGAAGAT GTCACTCCGATGGGCAAGAAACGTGTGCTGGCCAATGCCAGCATCAATATGAGGAAGTATGCCAGCATAGAATCCACTCAGCAGAGCTTTACATTGACACTAAAGCCAGTCTCGAAGAAGATTACGGCGGCCAGTTTGGAACTCACGATCAGCTGTGTATTCTTGCGAGAAGGAAAGGCTAC AGATGAGGACATGCAGAGCGTTGTCTCCATGATGTCCGTGAACAACAATGATGTGGCGCCTTTGGACGATCTGGAGGATATTCCCGATCTAGATGGCTTTAGTGAGATTACGGACAATTTTAATGACTTCACCCAGCAACTGGAGCATATGACAACTAGCCTAAATGGCTGCATTGATGTGGCCACGCCTCAAAGTG TACCCTCGTTATCTGAAGATCCAACTCCGTTGGCCGAGTCATTTAATCACTTGCATTTTGAACTAGAAGCCGACGGCAAGCGGGAAGCTGCCAAGTTAGACTTGCCCACAGCTGCATCCGGTGGTTCTAGTGGTGCTGAAGAGTCCCTGAAAACGCCGAATGGATTGCAACCGCTGGTGGACAAAACGCCAATAAAGTCACCAGATGAAGTTAAGCAGCCACAGCAGACACCGGCGGAGTCATTGAAGTCTAAAACTAACGAGACCTTTGACAAAATGATCACCTCAACACCCCTCGAACCCAACATTAACAAGGATGATGTGAAGCCAAAGAAGAAGAGGGCTCTATTCTTCACTGAGAAGGAGGATGAGCAGGCCTTAAGGGTGGAAAGTGTCAGTGAGGATACCACCAAGACTATCGGCGACAACAGCACCACTAAGGAAAAGCCCAAAGAAGTAAGCCAGTCCAGCAAGGATGCCTCATCCGTAGTGGTTCCGAGTGCCAAGCGCCCTGAACTGCAGCCCCTAAACTTAAAGAAGAGCTACGAACCCTCGCCGACACCTGAACCCGCACCTGCAGCCGCACCCGCACCCGCATCTGTGATAAACGAATCGATTGGATCGGGTTTTAGTACCTCTGGCTCGTTGAACAACAGCCTCAAGCCGGTGGAGAAGATCGTGCTGAAGGAGAACACGCCCGGGCAGGATCTGCTGGAGTGGTGCaaagaagttaccaaagacTACCCCAATGTGAAGGTTACCAACCTGACGACCAGCTGGCGCAACGGCATGGCCTTCTGCGCTATTATTCATCACTTTGTGCCGGAGCTCAT TGACATGTCCAAGCTGAGCGCCCATGACGTAGTGGGCAACTGTCGGATTGGCTTCGATGCGGCGGAGTCATTAGGAATACCTCGTGTAATCGAGCCGCGCGACATGAATATGCTGACAGTACCAGACAAGTTGGCCGTGATGACTTATTTGCATCAGTTGCGGGCGCACTTCACCGGCAAGCAGCTAAAAATTGAGCAAATCG GTTCAACGGCAGACGAGTCGAGCTACGTTATTGGAGACTACAAGTCGGACAATTTGTCGCAGAATCGTATTAACTTTTCACACCCCAAGTCGTTGTTGCTGCATCAAAACTCATTTGATGAGGAGTTAAATGGTTCAAATAAGTCGGAGCAACTATCTCCCACAAGCAAAAAGGATGTGAAGAATCTGATTTTGTACAACTCCAAGAATATTCTGGACAAGGTGCTGTCGCCCACCAAGGACAAGAACTCTATCAACGCATCGCAGCACGCAAATCAGTCGCCCATGCTCAGCTGCCagacgccgccgccgcaggATGAATCGCTGGATAAAGGGTTGCAGCCGGGTGGCAAGGAGAACAGCTCCATAACCACCATTGATCCCCAGGCAGCCAGT CGAATTTTAACGCGCCACAAGCTGATGAGCGAAAAAGCCAAGCTGATGatggaaaagcgaaagctTAACAAAACCAGCGACGCGAACGAT GAGGAGAGGCAGCAGCGTCTGCGGGAACAGGCTCGTCGCCTTATCCTGGAGACTCGTGTGAAGAGCGGTGGCTCTATCGAGAGTCCAACCAGGCCCAAGTTGGAGCGCACCATCTCGCCGATCCATAATGGGGCCGAGGAGTTCTACATGGAGCACGTGAAAAAGCTGGAGCCAGGCAGTCCTAGTCATAGGTTAAGTGATCCAAAGGTTCTACAGTCCTTCAACGCAATCGTGGACCGCGTCTCACCAAAGCACGAGAAGAGG GGTGACAAGCTGTCCTACATCGATTCCGAGCTGGAGGCCCTCGAGCGGGAGCAGGAGGCTATCGACCAGAAGGCCAGCAATCTGGAGGCCAAGCTGCGCGCCGTAATGGGCGGCAATCCAA AGACCGAGGAGACAGAGGAGCAACTGCTATCGCAATGGTTCACGCTGGTCAACAAGAAGAACGCACTCCTCCGACGACAAATGCAGCTAAATATACT CGAACAAGAAAAAGATTTGGAGCGAAAGTATACAATGCTTAATCAAGAGCTCCGCGCAGCGCAGTCTGTGGAAGATTGGCGCAAGACGGAAGTTCAGCGGGAGAAGGAGCGACTGCTGCTCGAGGAACTGATGACGATTGTCGACAAGCGCGACCAGTTGGTTCAGCATTTGCACAACCAAGAGATAGC GATCGAAGACGACCAGGAGATTGCGAGAAAACTGGAGCACGTGGACATCAGTGCTGAAAAAGACAAATGTGTTCTTCAATAG
- the LOC122612432 gene encoding EH domain-binding protein 1 isoform X7 codes for MASVWKRLQRNFKRAAKFQFTASYHDLHLETTAKWRPSNLSIVWTRRSRRVASAPLPWEPDMMNPLVGNIAWPVPDNHTISVTLFKDPRTHELEDKDWTFVIEDVTPMGKKRVLANASINMRKYASIESTQQSFTLTLKPVSKKITAASLELTISCVFLREGKATDEDMQSVVSMMSVNNNDVAPLDDLEDIPDLDGFSEITDNFNDFTQQLEHMTTSLNGCIDVATPQSEADGKREAAKLDLPTAASGGSSGAEESLKTPNGLQPLVDKTPIKSPDEVKQPQQTPAESLKSKTNETFDKMITSTPLEPNINKDDVKPKKKRALFFTEKEDEQALRVESVSEDTTKTIGDNSTTKEKPKEVSQSSKDASSVVVPSAKRPELQPLNLKKSYEPSPTPEPAPAAAPAPASVINESIGSGFSTSGSLNNSLKPVEKIVLKENTPGQDLLEWCKEVTKDYPNVKVTNLTTSWRNGMAFCAIIHHFVPELIDMSKLSAHDVVGNCRIGFDAAESLGIPRVIEPRDMNMLTVPDKLAVMTYLHQLRAHFTGKQLKIEQIGSTADESSYVIGDYKSDNLSQNRINFSHPKSLLLHQNSFDEELNGSNKSEQLSPTSKKDVKNLILYNSKNILDKVLSPTKDKNSINASQHANQSPMLSCQTPPPQDESLDKGLQPGGKENSSITTIDPQAASRILTRHKLMSEKAKLMMEKRKLNKTSDANDEERQQRLREQARRLILETRVKSGGSIESPTRPKLERTISPIHNGAEEFYMEHVKKLEPGSPSHRLSDPKVLQSFNAIVDRVSPKHEKRGDKLSYIDSELEALEREQEAIDQKASNLEAKLRAVMGGNPKTEETEEQLLSQWFTLVNKKNALLRRQMQLNILEQEKDLERKYTMLNQELRAAQSVEDWRKTEVQREKERLLLEELMTIVDKRDQLVQHLHNQEIAIEDDQEIARKLEHVDISAEKDKCVLQ; via the exons ATGGCCAGCGTATGGAAGCGATTGCAGCGCAATTTCAAGCGAGCCGCCAAATTCCAGTTCACCGCATCGTACCACGATCTGCATCTGGAAACCACCGCCAAGTG GCGGCCGTCGAACCTCTCTATCGTTTGGACCAGAAGATCTAGACGAGTGGCCAGTGCTCCTTTGCCATGGGAGCCGGACATGATGAACCCCCTGGTGGGCAACATAGCCTGGCCAGTGCCCGACAATCACACCATATCTGTCACCCTATTCAAGGATCCCCGGACACACGAGCTAGAGGACAAGGACTGGACGTTCGTCATCGAAGAT GTCACTCCGATGGGCAAGAAACGTGTGCTGGCCAATGCCAGCATCAATATGAGGAAGTATGCCAGCATAGAATCCACTCAGCAGAGCTTTACATTGACACTAAAGCCAGTCTCGAAGAAGATTACGGCGGCCAGTTTGGAACTCACGATCAGCTGTGTATTCTTGCGAGAAGGAAAGGCTAC AGATGAGGACATGCAGAGCGTTGTCTCCATGATGTCCGTGAACAACAATGATGTGGCGCCTTTGGACGATCTGGAGGATATTCCCGATCTAGATGGCTTTAGTGAGATTACGGACAATTTTAATGACTTCACCCAGCAACTGGAGCATATGACAACTAGCCTAAATGGCTGCATTGATGTGGCCACGCCTCAAAGTG AAGCCGACGGCAAGCGGGAAGCTGCCAAGTTAGACTTGCCCACAGCTGCATCCGGTGGTTCTAGTGGTGCTGAAGAGTCCCTGAAAACGCCGAATGGATTGCAACCGCTGGTGGACAAAACGCCAATAAAGTCACCAGATGAAGTTAAGCAGCCACAGCAGACACCGGCGGAGTCATTGAAGTCTAAAACTAACGAGACCTTTGACAAAATGATCACCTCAACACCCCTCGAACCCAACATTAACAAGGATGATGTGAAGCCAAAGAAGAAGAGGGCTCTATTCTTCACTGAGAAGGAGGATGAGCAGGCCTTAAGGGTGGAAAGTGTCAGTGAGGATACCACCAAGACTATCGGCGACAACAGCACCACTAAGGAAAAGCCCAAAGAAGTAAGCCAGTCCAGCAAGGATGCCTCATCCGTAGTGGTTCCGAGTGCCAAGCGCCCTGAACTGCAGCCCCTAAACTTAAAGAAGAGCTACGAACCCTCGCCGACACCTGAACCCGCACCTGCAGCCGCACCCGCACCCGCATCTGTGATAAACGAATCGATTGGATCGGGTTTTAGTACCTCTGGCTCGTTGAACAACAGCCTCAAGCCGGTGGAGAAGATCGTGCTGAAGGAGAACACGCCCGGGCAGGATCTGCTGGAGTGGTGCaaagaagttaccaaagacTACCCCAATGTGAAGGTTACCAACCTGACGACCAGCTGGCGCAACGGCATGGCCTTCTGCGCTATTATTCATCACTTTGTGCCGGAGCTCAT TGACATGTCCAAGCTGAGCGCCCATGACGTAGTGGGCAACTGTCGGATTGGCTTCGATGCGGCGGAGTCATTAGGAATACCTCGTGTAATCGAGCCGCGCGACATGAATATGCTGACAGTACCAGACAAGTTGGCCGTGATGACTTATTTGCATCAGTTGCGGGCGCACTTCACCGGCAAGCAGCTAAAAATTGAGCAAATCG GTTCAACGGCAGACGAGTCGAGCTACGTTATTGGAGACTACAAGTCGGACAATTTGTCGCAGAATCGTATTAACTTTTCACACCCCAAGTCGTTGTTGCTGCATCAAAACTCATTTGATGAGGAGTTAAATGGTTCAAATAAGTCGGAGCAACTATCTCCCACAAGCAAAAAGGATGTGAAGAATCTGATTTTGTACAACTCCAAGAATATTCTGGACAAGGTGCTGTCGCCCACCAAGGACAAGAACTCTATCAACGCATCGCAGCACGCAAATCAGTCGCCCATGCTCAGCTGCCagacgccgccgccgcaggATGAATCGCTGGATAAAGGGTTGCAGCCGGGTGGCAAGGAGAACAGCTCCATAACCACCATTGATCCCCAGGCAGCCAGT CGAATTTTAACGCGCCACAAGCTGATGAGCGAAAAAGCCAAGCTGATGatggaaaagcgaaagctTAACAAAACCAGCGACGCGAACGAT GAGGAGAGGCAGCAGCGTCTGCGGGAACAGGCTCGTCGCCTTATCCTGGAGACTCGTGTGAAGAGCGGTGGCTCTATCGAGAGTCCAACCAGGCCCAAGTTGGAGCGCACCATCTCGCCGATCCATAATGGGGCCGAGGAGTTCTACATGGAGCACGTGAAAAAGCTGGAGCCAGGCAGTCCTAGTCATAGGTTAAGTGATCCAAAGGTTCTACAGTCCTTCAACGCAATCGTGGACCGCGTCTCACCAAAGCACGAGAAGAGG GGTGACAAGCTGTCCTACATCGATTCCGAGCTGGAGGCCCTCGAGCGGGAGCAGGAGGCTATCGACCAGAAGGCCAGCAATCTGGAGGCCAAGCTGCGCGCCGTAATGGGCGGCAATCCAA AGACCGAGGAGACAGAGGAGCAACTGCTATCGCAATGGTTCACGCTGGTCAACAAGAAGAACGCACTCCTCCGACGACAAATGCAGCTAAATATACT CGAACAAGAAAAAGATTTGGAGCGAAAGTATACAATGCTTAATCAAGAGCTCCGCGCAGCGCAGTCTGTGGAAGATTGGCGCAAGACGGAAGTTCAGCGGGAGAAGGAGCGACTGCTGCTCGAGGAACTGATGACGATTGTCGACAAGCGCGACCAGTTGGTTCAGCATTTGCACAACCAAGAGATAGC GATCGAAGACGACCAGGAGATTGCGAGAAAACTGGAGCACGTGGACATCAGTGCTGAAAAAGACAAATGTGTTCTTCAATAG
- the LOC122612432 gene encoding EH domain-binding protein 1 isoform X4: protein MASVWKRLQRNFKRAAKFQFTASYHDLHLETTAKWRPSNLSIVWTRRSRRVASAPLPWEPDMMNPLVGNIAWPVPDNHTISVTLFKDPRTHELEDKDWTFVIEDVTPMGKKRVLANASINMRKYASIESTQQSFTLTLKPVSKKITAASLELTISCVFLREGKATDEDMQSVVSMMSVNNNDVAPLDDLEDIPDLDGFSEITDNFNDFTQQLEHMTTSLNGCIDVATPQSVPSLSEDPTPLAESFNHLHFELEADGKREAAKLDLPTAASGGSSGAEESLKTPNGLQPLVDKTPIKSPDEVKQPQQTPAESLKSKTNETFDKMITSTPLEPNINKDDVKPKKKRALFFTEKEDEQALRVESVSEDTTKTIGDNSTTKEKPKEVSQSSKDASSVVVPSAKRPELQPLNLKKSYEPSPTPEPAPAAAPAPASVINESIGSGFSTSGSLNNSLKPVEKIVLKENTPGQDLLEWCKEVTKDYPNVKVTNLTTSWRNGMAFCAIIHHFVPELIDMSKLSAHDVVGNCRIGFDAAESLGIPRVIEPRDMNMLTVPDKLAVMTYLHQLRAHFTGKQLKIEQIGSTADESSYVIGDYKSDNLSQNRINFSHPKSLLLHQNSFDEELNGSNKSEQLSPTSKKDVKNLILYNSKNILDKVLSPTKDKNSINASQHANQSPMLSCQTPPPQDESLDKGLQPGGKENSSITTIDPQAASEERQQRLREQARRLILETRVKSGGSIESPTRPKLERTISPIHNGAEEFYMEHVKKLEPGSPSHRLSDPKVLQSFNAIVDRVSPKHEKRGDKLSYIDSELEALEREQEAIDQKASNLEAKLRAVMGGNPSNNRRGGARNSNPFLRLIRNSIGGGDVIRIKLLDSDDESLFGGGAGSGGGRSGACSEDDDRDSSSDSVCNSGDELHTRLRPRPRSHSCFVNVNKNHPSTINTPAHLRPHHVHHVVPYTHLLDSSPSALSSQQSSCDNLPACSDDDEVLALAATGRAASLRRQQDRHRRRRQRRERRSHLCHSPSHCETEETEEQLLSQWFTLVNKKNALLRRQMQLNILEQEKDLERKYTMLNQELRAAQSVEDWRKTEVQREKERLLLEELMTIVDKRDQLVQHLHNQEIAIEDDQEIARKLEHVDISAEKDKCVLQ from the exons ATGGCCAGCGTATGGAAGCGATTGCAGCGCAATTTCAAGCGAGCCGCCAAATTCCAGTTCACCGCATCGTACCACGATCTGCATCTGGAAACCACCGCCAAGTG GCGGCCGTCGAACCTCTCTATCGTTTGGACCAGAAGATCTAGACGAGTGGCCAGTGCTCCTTTGCCATGGGAGCCGGACATGATGAACCCCCTGGTGGGCAACATAGCCTGGCCAGTGCCCGACAATCACACCATATCTGTCACCCTATTCAAGGATCCCCGGACACACGAGCTAGAGGACAAGGACTGGACGTTCGTCATCGAAGAT GTCACTCCGATGGGCAAGAAACGTGTGCTGGCCAATGCCAGCATCAATATGAGGAAGTATGCCAGCATAGAATCCACTCAGCAGAGCTTTACATTGACACTAAAGCCAGTCTCGAAGAAGATTACGGCGGCCAGTTTGGAACTCACGATCAGCTGTGTATTCTTGCGAGAAGGAAAGGCTAC AGATGAGGACATGCAGAGCGTTGTCTCCATGATGTCCGTGAACAACAATGATGTGGCGCCTTTGGACGATCTGGAGGATATTCCCGATCTAGATGGCTTTAGTGAGATTACGGACAATTTTAATGACTTCACCCAGCAACTGGAGCATATGACAACTAGCCTAAATGGCTGCATTGATGTGGCCACGCCTCAAAGTG TACCCTCGTTATCTGAAGATCCAACTCCGTTGGCCGAGTCATTTAATCACTTGCATTTTGAACTAGAAGCCGACGGCAAGCGGGAAGCTGCCAAGTTAGACTTGCCCACAGCTGCATCCGGTGGTTCTAGTGGTGCTGAAGAGTCCCTGAAAACGCCGAATGGATTGCAACCGCTGGTGGACAAAACGCCAATAAAGTCACCAGATGAAGTTAAGCAGCCACAGCAGACACCGGCGGAGTCATTGAAGTCTAAAACTAACGAGACCTTTGACAAAATGATCACCTCAACACCCCTCGAACCCAACATTAACAAGGATGATGTGAAGCCAAAGAAGAAGAGGGCTCTATTCTTCACTGAGAAGGAGGATGAGCAGGCCTTAAGGGTGGAAAGTGTCAGTGAGGATACCACCAAGACTATCGGCGACAACAGCACCACTAAGGAAAAGCCCAAAGAAGTAAGCCAGTCCAGCAAGGATGCCTCATCCGTAGTGGTTCCGAGTGCCAAGCGCCCTGAACTGCAGCCCCTAAACTTAAAGAAGAGCTACGAACCCTCGCCGACACCTGAACCCGCACCTGCAGCCGCACCCGCACCCGCATCTGTGATAAACGAATCGATTGGATCGGGTTTTAGTACCTCTGGCTCGTTGAACAACAGCCTCAAGCCGGTGGAGAAGATCGTGCTGAAGGAGAACACGCCCGGGCAGGATCTGCTGGAGTGGTGCaaagaagttaccaaagacTACCCCAATGTGAAGGTTACCAACCTGACGACCAGCTGGCGCAACGGCATGGCCTTCTGCGCTATTATTCATCACTTTGTGCCGGAGCTCAT TGACATGTCCAAGCTGAGCGCCCATGACGTAGTGGGCAACTGTCGGATTGGCTTCGATGCGGCGGAGTCATTAGGAATACCTCGTGTAATCGAGCCGCGCGACATGAATATGCTGACAGTACCAGACAAGTTGGCCGTGATGACTTATTTGCATCAGTTGCGGGCGCACTTCACCGGCAAGCAGCTAAAAATTGAGCAAATCG GTTCAACGGCAGACGAGTCGAGCTACGTTATTGGAGACTACAAGTCGGACAATTTGTCGCAGAATCGTATTAACTTTTCACACCCCAAGTCGTTGTTGCTGCATCAAAACTCATTTGATGAGGAGTTAAATGGTTCAAATAAGTCGGAGCAACTATCTCCCACAAGCAAAAAGGATGTGAAGAATCTGATTTTGTACAACTCCAAGAATATTCTGGACAAGGTGCTGTCGCCCACCAAGGACAAGAACTCTATCAACGCATCGCAGCACGCAAATCAGTCGCCCATGCTCAGCTGCCagacgccgccgccgcaggATGAATCGCTGGATAAAGGGTTGCAGCCGGGTGGCAAGGAGAACAGCTCCATAACCACCATTGATCCCCAGGCAGCCAGT GAGGAGAGGCAGCAGCGTCTGCGGGAACAGGCTCGTCGCCTTATCCTGGAGACTCGTGTGAAGAGCGGTGGCTCTATCGAGAGTCCAACCAGGCCCAAGTTGGAGCGCACCATCTCGCCGATCCATAATGGGGCCGAGGAGTTCTACATGGAGCACGTGAAAAAGCTGGAGCCAGGCAGTCCTAGTCATAGGTTAAGTGATCCAAAGGTTCTACAGTCCTTCAACGCAATCGTGGACCGCGTCTCACCAAAGCACGAGAAGAGG GGTGACAAGCTGTCCTACATCGATTCCGAGCTGGAGGCCCTCGAGCGGGAGCAGGAGGCTATCGACCAGAAGGCCAGCAATCTGGAGGCCAAGCTGCGCGCCGTAATGGGCGGCAATCCAAGTAATAATCGTCGGGGTGGCGCTAGAAACAGCAACCCCTTCCTTAGGCTAATCCGTAATAGTATTGGTGGTGGTGATGTGATACGCATTAAGCTGCTCGATTCGGATGACGAGAGCCTTTTTGGTGGAGGTGCCGGTAGTGGTGGCGGTCGAAGCGGAGCGTGCAGCGAGGACGACGACAGGGACTCGTCCAGCGATAGTGTCTGCAACTCCGGCGACGAGTTGCACACGCGTCTGCGCCCCCGGCCACGCTCCCATTCGTGTTTTGTGAATGTGAACAAGAACCATCCATCGACCATAAACACGCCCGCTCATCTGCGCCCGCATCATGTGCATCATGTTGTGCCCTACACCCACCTGCTAGACAGTTCCCCGTCGGCGCTCTCCTCGCAGCAGTCTTCCTGTGATAATCTGCCTGCGTGCAGCGATGATGACGAGGTCCTGGCGCTGGCGGCCACCGGTCGTGCGGCCTCCTTGCGGCGGCAGCAGGATCGCCATAGGCGACGCCGTCAGCGGCGGGAGCGGCGCTCCCATTTATGTCACAGTCCCAGTCATTGTG AGACCGAGGAGACAGAGGAGCAACTGCTATCGCAATGGTTCACGCTGGTCAACAAGAAGAACGCACTCCTCCGACGACAAATGCAGCTAAATATACT CGAACAAGAAAAAGATTTGGAGCGAAAGTATACAATGCTTAATCAAGAGCTCCGCGCAGCGCAGTCTGTGGAAGATTGGCGCAAGACGGAAGTTCAGCGGGAGAAGGAGCGACTGCTGCTCGAGGAACTGATGACGATTGTCGACAAGCGCGACCAGTTGGTTCAGCATTTGCACAACCAAGAGATAGC GATCGAAGACGACCAGGAGATTGCGAGAAAACTGGAGCACGTGGACATCAGTGCTGAAAAAGACAAATGTGTTCTTCAATAG